The following are encoded together in the Fusarium keratoplasticum isolate Fu6.1 chromosome 1, whole genome shotgun sequence genome:
- a CDS encoding Threonine--tRNA ligase — translation MSSEQADAVNVAEGAPEQSLPSRPAKQPKEKKPAKGGKSSGLELPDLPEFIQHRLDLFDKIKARQEAEIAEKPREEIIISLPNGKEHTGTSWETTPFSIAKGISKSLLERTVISLVDGELWDLTRPLEKSCKLELLDFEHPEGKKVFWHSSAHILGEAAERRFGCYLCNGPPTEDPPGFYYDMANMGEQVIADEDKKALEQLSNSIIKQKQPFERLEMTKDELLEMFKYSKYKEYFINQRVPDGTKSTVYRCGPLIDLCRGPHVPTTGNIKAFSVLRNSAAYWLGDSNNESVQRIAGISFPDKKQLEEYKHFLAEAAKRNHRKIGQDQKLFFFDEVSPGSTFFLPHGVRIYNALMDLLKGEYRKRGFTEVMSPNVYKADLWKISGHWGHYEENMFTFDVEKERYGLKPMNCPGHCKIFAHSDVTYKDLPWRMADFGVLHRNEFSGALSGLTRVRRFQQDDAHIFCTVDQIRDEIESAFDFLSAVYGLFGFSFKLKLSTRPEKYVGDIATWDIAEQKLQEALESFAQKNDAKWEFNPGDGAFYGPKIDITLYDALRRDHQCGTIQLDFNLPRRFKLRYVAAKDESGVSDGSDPSEDLPAGYSRPVMIHRAVLGSFERMFGVLAEHFAGKWPFWLSPRQILVVPVMPAVNDYAKEIQQIFQEKELYIDVDLSGNTFQKKIRTGQLEQYNFIFVVGAEEAKSRTVNIRNRDDQATQTKGELVPIDEALESLVKLKVERRLENKM, via the exons ATGTCGTCCGAACAAGCCGACGCTGTGAACGTGGCCGAGGGCGCCCCCGAGCAGAGCCTGCCCTCCCGCCCCGCCAAgcagcccaaggagaagaagcccgccaaGGGTGGAAAGTCTTCTGGCCTTGAG CTACCAGATCTCCCCGAGTTCATTCAGCACCGACTCGACCTCttcgacaagatcaaggctcgACAGGAGGCCGAAATCGCTG AGAAACCTCGCGAGGAAATCATCATCTCTCTTCCCAATGGCAAGGAGCACACCGGAACCTCGTGGGAGACCACCcccttctccatcgccaagggcATCTCCAAGTCGCTCCTTGAGCGCACCGTCATCTCcctcgtcgacggcgagcTGTGGGATCTGACCCGACCCCTCGAGAAGAGCTGcaagctcgagctcctcgattTTGAGCACCCCGAAG GCAAGAAGGTCTTCTGGCACTCGTCTGCCCACATTCTCGGAGAGGCTGCCGAGCGACGCTTTGGATGCTACCTCTGCAACGGTCCCCCCACTGAGGACCCCCCAGGTTTCTACTATGATATGGCCAACATGGGAGA GCAAGTGAttgccgacgaggacaagaaggctcTGGAGCAGCTCtccaacagcatcatcaagcagaagcagcctTTTGAGCGCCTCGAGATgaccaaggatgagctcctcgagatgtTCAAGTACAGCAAGTACAAGGAGTATTTCATCAACCAGCGAGTCCCCGATGGCACAAAGAGCACTGTCTACCGCTGTGGACCCCTGATTGATCTGTGCCGTGGACCTCATGTTCCTACCACCGGCAACATCAAGGCCTTTTCCGTTCTCAGG AACTCTGCCGCCTACTGGCTTGGTGACAGCAACAACGAGTCCGTCCAGCGAATTGCTGGTATCTCATTCcccgacaagaagcagctcgaggagtACAAGCACTTCCtggccgaggccgccaagcGCAACCACCGAAAGATTGGCCAGGACCAgaagctcttcttcttcgacgAGGTGTCTCCTGGATCCACCTTCTTCCTGCCGCACGGTGTGCGCATCTACAATGCCCTGATGGACCTCCTCAAGGGCGAGTACCGGAAACGTGGCTTCACTGAGGTCATGTCCCCCAACGTGTACAAGGCGGATCTGTGGAAGATCTCTGGTCACTGGGGCCACTACGAGGAGAACATGTTTACCTTTGACGTCGAGAAGGAGCGATATGGCCTGAAGCCCATGAACTGCCCCGGACACTGCAAGATCTTTGCCCACTCGGACGTCACTTACAAGGACTTGCCATGGAGGATGGCCGATTTCGGTGTGCTGCACCGCAACGAGTTCTCTGGTGCACTGTCTGGTCTTACCCGAGTCCGTCGTTTCCAGCAGGATGATGCCCACATCTTCTGTACTGTGGACCAG ATCCGAGATGAGATCGAGTCTGCCTTTGACTTCCTGAGCGCCGTGTACGGCCTGTTTGGCTTCTctttcaagctcaagctctcTACCCGTCCTGAGAAGTACGTTGGTGACATCGCCACCTGGGATATTGCCGAGCAGAAGCTTCAGGAGGCTCTGGAGTCGTTTGCCCAGAAGAACGACGCCAAGTGGGAGTTCAACCCTGGTGATGGTGCTTTCTACGGCCCCAAGATCGACATCACTCTATACGATGCCCTTCGCCGAGACCACCAGTGCGGTACCATTCAGCTCGACTTTAACCTTCCCCGGCGATTCAAGCTCCGATATGTGGCCGCCAAGGACGAGAGCGGAGTCAGCGACGGCAGCGACCCCTCGGAGGATCTCCCTGCGGGATACTCGCGCCCTGTCATGATTCACCGTGCTGTGCTGGGCAGCTTTGAGCGAATGTTTGGTGTGCTGGCAGAGCACTTTGCGGGCAAGTGGCCTTTCTGGCTCAGCCCCCGACAGATCCTGGTTGTACCCGTTATGCCTGCGGTGAACGACTACGCCAAGGAGATCCAGCAGATCttccaggagaaggagctgTACATTGACGTTGACCTCAGCGGCAACACCTTCCAGAAGAAGATCCGTACTGGTCAGCTGGAGCAGTACAACTTTATCTTTG TGGTTGGtgctgaggaggccaagtCGCGCACCGTCAACATCCGCAACCGAGACGACCAGGCTACCCAGACCAAGGGTGAGCTGGTGCCGatcgacgaggcccttgAGTCTcttgtcaagctcaaggttgagcGACGTCTGGAGAACAAAATGTAA
- a CDS encoding HIT-type domain-containing protein, whose product MNNFGVIELASAKTTSAPGWAYVPDNTIASRSTAPTNRKRARNAPGLTLSDLTARQDTKIRKEVEALDKDGGRDNTIPLPVKSGRAQGKHTPNVRKILQSQKTFGNHLDDFLAMQALAESNPALSRSNTAGANNKRSSGSRRDTPTSSRQPAQDEDITMTDVNLPPVLSESSKPPPTSHPGDDDPLLMSCVPEMPSDEELRKLLAHPPLNYGEATGNWDPRYPTRVFCSVCGYWGRVRCMKCGTRVCALDCLEAHKEECVTRYGL is encoded by the exons ATGAACAACTTTGGAGTGATCGAGCTCGCCAGCGCCAAGACAACATCGGCTCCGGGCTGGGCCTATGTCCCCGACAACACTATCGCCAGCCGCTCGACGGCGCCTACCAACAGGAAGCGCGCCCGGAATGCGCCCGGCCTAACCCTCAGCGATTTGACGGCGCGGCAAGATACCAAGATACGAAAAGAAGTCGAGGCATTGGATAAGGATGGTGGAAGAGACAATACCATACCGTTGCCGGTCAAAAGTGGGAGAG CCCAAGGGAAGCATACGCCCAATGTTCGCAAGATCTTGCAGTCGCAAAAAACCTTTGGCAATCACCTTGACGACTTCCTCGCGATGCAAGCACTAGCAGAGTCGAATCCCGCCCTCTCTCGATCTAACACGGCTGGCGCAAACAACAAGCGGTCCTCGGGCAGCAGGAGAGATACTCCCAcatcatctcgtcaaccCGCGCAGGACGAAGACATTACAATGACTGACGTGAACCTCCCGCCCGTCCTCTCGGAATCCTCAAAACCTCCCCCGACATCACACCCAGGCGATGACGACCCGCTGCTAATGTCATGCGTGCCTGAAATGCCGTCCGACGAAGAGCTGCGCAAGCTTCTGGCCCACCCGCCTCTAAACTATGGTGAAGCGACGGGCAATTGGGATCCGAGATACCCGACGAGGGTGTTTTGTTCAGTTTGCGGGTATTGGGGACGTGTGAGGTGTATGAAGTGCGGGACAAGAGTCTGCGCGCTGGACTGTCTGGAAGCGCACAAGGAGGAGTGTGTCACACGGTATGGGCTATAA
- a CDS encoding Phosphoinositide 5-phosphatase produces the protein MEYSSATWSSQAPAPEKSCELYIRDYPHRSIAIVSSSHALILRYTTSTSEAIANGSLTSVAASARPRGNNGEALVSKCMVEFAPVSKHLLQDYRRLTHRPIYGTLGLIAVSGEVFISVITHATRAATLRPGETVERIGGVAFYCLSSADYDDVVPLESLESEYSDAASVQSGPYGQGLSRREVAMEHPCHDLRNLLSNGTFYYSTDFDLTNRVQDRPINTNSFEIDNFDDAFLWNSFMISPLVQFRSRLMPQERAALDSSRILTSAIRGFCKTMTIPLSSSPIKNVKTGMPSFMTLISRLSCQRAGTRFNSRGIDDDGHVANFVETETTFWSPAGVLFSYAQVRGSVPVFWEQAADLIPGRQKITITRSPDGTQPAFNKHFEELEQSYGAVHVINLLSETKPGEVELSTLYHNGIRHCPLSRPGPDGSWDRALLRETNYDFHAETKGPAGYEAARDIRRYIEDSTDGFAYFLAEETSDPREDQDGSGHARMVVVLQQEGVFRTNCLDCLDRTNLIQTMISQMAVEAFLGHRGEFAASDFWMRHSSLWADNGDSLSKTYAGTGALKSSFTRHGKMSLSGAVADVRKSVQRIYHNNFLDPSRQITIDMLLGRLVGQAPVHLFDPISDFVSSELAKRGGEFTSYNGITIWVGTFNLNGRTEGVDHDLGPWLFPESMGNAQPDIYVVGFQEIVELSPQQIMNSDPSRKNLWEQAVKSNLNDRQKRLGGEKYVLLRSGQLVGAALCIFVKTPSLANIKNVEGSVKKTGMSGMAGNKGAVAIRFDYANTHICFVTAHLAAGFSNYEDRNRDYATIHHGLRFQRNRGIDDHDAVIWLGDFNYRIGLSLETAKALVKKRDFEALYENDQLNLQMVAGLSFPFYSEARITFPPTYKFDIGTDDYDTSEKARIPAWTDRILRKGPNLRQILYDSAPLKFSDHRPVHAAFECRVSIVDESLRESISQELYQRRKAEVGDATAHLGTGEDSDDEDLIGYDSIEPGLPPASSDRQKWWLDNRQPARAAVPVPKARNGQTVSLNPNRPSNPFGQAEEPDWISIPRSSSKASLSSMSSSPFEKVNLPHAMASASSIPPRKLPPPYDPSTLPAKVGRLALMDDHGPASRGETPPPPPPPRRQTAGAGQGGSNGFGLNRTQTQPLPTPLRPTSAASHTSHASQQHGKSGKPAPPVAKKPAHLATISPISSPVGSHSTIDDDFRPPLPTRAATASLVASPHPHGTGAATVRKPVAGPKPGINGSSPKPSTPVGAVGLPGMMGGDVRGGRRAAPPVHPKPHLQQHHQPHQPQQQGTMDLLGSLDEGQEVGGWETLKPSTRA, from the exons ATGGAATACTCCTCCGCTACCTGGTCTTCCCAGGCTCCCGCCCCCGAGAAATCATGCGAACTCTATATCCGCGACTACCCTCATCGCTCCATCGCCATTGTATCGTCCTCGCACGCCCTAATCCTCCGGTACACAACTTCTAccagtgaagccatcgccaatgGCTCGCTTACATCCGTCGCCGCGTCTGCGCGACCCCGCGGGAACAACGGGGAGGCTCTCGTTTCCAAGTGCATGGTCGAGTTTGCGCCTGTGTCGAAGCATCTTTTACAAGACTATCGTCGTCTGACCCATCGACCGATCTACGGAACACTTGGCTTGATTGCAGTCAGCGGCGAGGTCTTCATATCTGTCATCACGCACGCAACAAGGGCCGCCACGCTACGGCCCGGCGAGACGGTTGAGCGCATAGGCGGAGTGGCATTCTACTGTCTGAGCAGCGCGGATTACGATGACGTTGTGCCTCTTGAGTCTCTGGAGTCAGAATATTCAGATGCTGCCTCGGTGCAGTCCGGCCCTTACGGCCAGGGCCTCAGCCGAAGAGAGGTGGCTATGGAACACCCTTGTCATGACCTGCGCAACCTACTCAGCAACGGAACCTTTTACTACAGCACAGATTTCGACCTGACCAACCGAGTGCAGGACAG AcctatcaacaccaactcgTTTGAAATCGACAACTTCGACGATGCCTTCCTCTGGAACTCGTTCATGATCAGTCCCCTGGTACAGTTTCGGTCACGACTCATGCCTCAGGAACGGGCAGCTCTTGATTCTTCTCGAATTCTCACTTCTGCAATCAGAGGTTTCTGTAAGACAATGACCATTCCGTTGAGCTCCTCGCCCATAAAGAATGTCAAGACTGGCATGCCCTCTTTCATGACACTCATCTCGCGCCTGTCTTGTCAAAGAGCCGGGACTCGTTTCAACTCACGAGGcattgacgacgacgggcaTGTTGCCAACTTTGTCGAGACCGAGACGACATTCTGGAGTCCGGCGGGAGTCCTGTTCTCGTATGCCCAAGTCCGTGGTTCCGTGCCAGTTTTCTGGGAGCAGGCTGCCGACCTCATCCCAGGACGTCAGAAGATCACAATAACCAGGTCTCCGGATGGTACACAGCCCGCATTCAACAAGCactttgaggagctcgagcAATCATACGGAGCCGTTCATGTCATTAATCTTCTCAGCGAAACCAAGCCAGGCGAGGTTGAGTTGAGCACGCTCTACCACAACGGTATTAGACACTGCCCCCTGAGCCGACCAGGGCCAGATGGCTCATGGGATCGTGCCCTCCTGCGGGAAACAAACTACGATTTCCACGCCGAGACCAAGGGGCCTGCTGGGTAtgaagctgctcgagatATCCGCCGCTACATTGAGGATTCGACCGATGGCTTTGCCTACTTCCTTGCAGAGGAGACGAGTGACCCACGGGAGGACCAAGATGGCTCTGGACATGCACGCATGGTGGTTGTGCTTCAACAGGAGGGTGTTTTCCGAACCAATTGTCTGGATTGCTTGGACCGAACCAACCTCATTCAGACCATGATCTCGCAAATGGCTGTCGAAGCCTTCCTAGGACACCGAGGTGAATTTGCGGCCTCTGACTTTTGGATGAGGCACTCCAGTTTATGGGCAGACAATGGTGACTCGTTGTCCAAGACGTATGCTGGAACAGGCGCGTTGAAGTCGTCATTTACACGGCATGGGAAGATGTCTCTGTCTGGCGCTGTGGCCGATGTGCGCAAGTCTGTTCAGCGCATCTATCACAACAACTTCCTCGACCCTTCTCGACAAATCACCATCGACATGCTCCTGGGTCGTCTCGTTGGACAAGCACCGGTTCACTTGTTTGATCCCATCAGCGACTTTGTGTCTTCCGAGTTGGCGAAGCGAGGCGGCGAGTTCACTTCGTACAACGGTATTACTATATGGGTCGGCACGTTTAACCTCAACGGCCGAACAGAAGGCGTCGATCATGACCTCGGTCCTTGGCTGTTCCCAGAATCCATGGGCAATGCCCAGCCAGATATCTACGTGGTTGGCTTCCAGGAGATCGTGGAGCTTAGTCCACAGCAAATCATGAACAGTGACCCATCTCGGAAGAACCTATGGGAGCAAGCTGTCAAGAGCAACCTCAATGATCGACAGAAGCGATTAGGGGGTGAAAAGTATGTGCTATTACGAAGCGGCCAGCTCGTTGGAGCAGCGCTATGCATCTTTGTAAAGACGCCCAGTTTGGCCAACATTAAGAACGTCGAAGGCAGCGTGAAAAAGACTGGCATGTCTGGCATGGCTGGAAACAAGGGGGCTGTTGCGATTCGCTTCGATTACGCCAACACTCACATCTGCTTCGTCACGGCGCATTTGGCAGCGGGTTTTTCAAACTATGAGGATCGCAATCGGGATTATGCAACTATTCATCATGGTCTGCGTTTTCAGAGGAACCGAGGCATCGATGATCACG ATGCCGTTATCTGGCTGGGTGATTTCAATTATCGCATCGGCTTGAGCTTGGAAACTGCAAAGGCCCTAGTCAAGAAGCGTGACTTTGAGGCCCTGTACGAGAAcgaccagctcaacctccAGATGGTAGCCGGCCTGTCGTTTCCATTCTATTCGGAAGCTCGCATCACGTTTCCACCCACGTACAAGTTTGACATTGGGACTGATGATTACGATACTTC TGAAAAGGCTCGCATTCCCGCTTGGACAGATCGTATTTTGAGAAAGGGCCCTAACCTCAGGCAAATCCTGTACGACTCGGCGCCTCTCAAATTTTCAGACCACCGACCAGTCCATGCTGCCTTTGAGTGCAGGGTGAGCATCGTGGATGAATCTCTGCGGGAGTCAATCAGCCAAGAACTCTATCAGCGCCGGAAGGCCGAGGTCGGGGACGCTACAGCACACCTCGGCACAGGCGAAGacagcgatgatgaagaccTGATCGGATACGACTCGATAGAGCCGGGACTGCCACCGGCTAGTTCGGACCGCCAGAAGTGGTGGCTTGACAACAGACAGCCTGCTCGTGCGGCAGTGCCTGTCCCCAAGGCCAGGAATGGCCAGACGGTTTCTCTCAACCCCAACCGCCCATCGAATCCCTTTGGTCAAGCCGAGGAACCGGACTGGATATCGATCCCGAGGTCGTCTTCCAAGGCTTCCTTGTCAAGCATGTCGAGCTCGCCGTTCGAGAAGGTCAACTTACCTCATGCCATGGCATCGGCTTCAAGCATCCCCCCTCGAAAGCTACCTCCGCCATATGATCCATCGACCTTGCCAGCCAAGGTTGGACGTCTGGCCCTGATGGACGATCATGGACCAGCCAGCAGAGGAGAaacgccgcctccgcctccaccCCCGCGGCGGCAGACTGCAGGAGCGGGACAGGGAGGCAGCAATGGCTTTGGACTTAATAGGACACAGACGCAGCCGCTGCCAACGCCCCTTCGACCAACTTCGGCAGCCTCCCACACTTCACATGCATCGCAGCAGCACGGCAAGAGTGGGAAGCCGGCGCCTCCAGTGGCAAAGAAGCCAGCACACCTAGCGACGATATCCCCCATATCAAGTCCAGTGGGAAGCCACAGCACTATAGACGATGACTTTCGTCCTCCATTGCCCACCAGGGCGGCCACGGCTAGTTTGGTAGCAAGCCCTCATCCGCACGGGACTGGGGCGGCAACCGTGCGAAAGCCCGTGGCAGGGCCAAAGCCCGGGATAAACGGCTCGAGCCCGAAGCCGTCAACTCCGGTCGGAGCTGTGGGTTTGCCCGGGATGATGGGTGGGGATGTCCGGGGTGGACGCCGAGCGGCACCACCCGTGCATCCGAAACCACACCtgcagcagcatcatcagccgCATCAACCGCAGCAGCAGGGGACGATGGATCTGCTGGGCTCGCTGGACGAGGGTCAGGAGGTGGGAGGATGGGAGACTCTGAAGCCGAGTACGAGAGCGTAG
- a CDS encoding Protein disulfide-isomerase: protein MYHKRIACGFMAALAAYASAADSDVHQLTQDTFDEFIKSNDLVLAEFFAPWCGHCKALAPEYEEAATTLKEKNIKLAKVDCTEEADLCKNFGVEGYPTLKVFRGLDNITPYSGQRKAAGITSYMIKQSLPAVSILTKDTLEEFKTADKVVVIAYINADDKASNETFSKIAEGLRDTYLFGGVNDAAVAEAEGVKAPAVVVYKAFDEGKNTFTEKFEAEAIESFISTSATPLIGEVGPETYAGYMSAGIPLAYIFSETAEERKELGDAIKPIAEKYKGKINFATIDAKAFGAHAGNLNLKTDKFPSFAIQEIAKNQKFPFDQEKEITHDNIAKFVEDFSEGKIEPSIKSEPIPETQEGPVTVVVAKSYNDIVLDDTKDVLIEFYAPWCGHCKALAPKYDELATQFAASEFKDKVVIAKVDATQNDVPDEIQGFPTIKLYPAGGKDAPVTYQGSRTVEDLAEFIKENGKYKAELSAKEEGTEEAAPAASEEKKEAEKEKEADGHDEL from the exons ATGTATCACAAGCGCATCGCCTGCGGCTTCATGGCGGCTCTGGCTGCCTATGCCTCCGCCGCCGACTCGGATGTCCACCAGCTCACCCAGGACACCTTTGACGAGTTCATCAAGTCCAacgaccttgtccttgccgagT TCTTCGCTCCCTGGTGCGGCCACTGCAAGGCCCTCGCCCCCGAGtacgaggaggctgccactaccctcaaggagaagaacatcaagCTTGCCAAGGTTGACTGcaccgaggaggccgacCTCTGCAAGAACTTTGGTGTCGAGGGTTACCCCACCCTCAAGGTCTTCCGTGGCCTTGACAACATCACTCCCTACAGCGGTCAGCGCAAGGCTGCTGG CATCACCTCCTACATGATCAAGCAGTCCCTCCCTGCtgtctccatcctcaccaagGACACCCTCGAGGAGTTCAAGACTGCCGACAAggtcgtcgtcatcgcctACATCAacgccgacgacaaggcctCCAACGAgaccttctccaagatcgCTGAGGGTCTCCGCGACACCTACCTCTTCGGTGGCGTCAACGACGCCGCCGTtgccgaggctgagggcgTCAAGGCCCCCGCCGTGGTTGTCTACAAGGCCTTCGATGAGGGCAAGAACACCTTCACCGAGAAGTtcgaggctgaggccatCGAGTCCTTTATCTCCACCTCCGCCACCCCTCTCATTGGCGAGGTTGGCCCTGAGACCTACGCCGGCTACATGTCTGCCGGCATCCCCCTGGCCTACATCTTCTCCGAGACCGCTGAGGAGCGCAAGGAGCTCGGTGACGCCATCAAGCCCATTGCTGAGAAGtacaagggcaagatcaaCTTTGCCACCATTGACGCCAAGGCTTTCGGTGCCCACGCTGGCAACCTGAACCTCAAGACCGACAAGTTCCCCTCTTTCGCTATCCaggagattgccaagaaCCAGAAGTTCCCCTTCgaccaggagaaggagatcaCCCACGACAACATCGCCAAGTTCGTTGAGGACTTCTCTGAGGGCAAGATTGAGCCCAGCATCAAGTCTGAGCCCATCCCCGAGACCCAGGAGGGTCCCGTCactgtcgtcgtcgccaagAGCTACAACGAcatcgtcctcgacgacaccaAGGATGTCCTGATTGAGTTCTACGCTCCCTGGTGCGGTCACTGCAAGGCTCTCGCCCCCAAGTACGATGAGCTTGCTACCCAGTTCGCTGCCTCTGagttcaaggacaaggttgTCATCGCCAAGGTTGATGCCACCCAGAACGACGTTCCCGATGAGATCCAGGGCTTCCCCACCATCAAGCTGTACCCCGCTGGTGGCAAGGACGCTCCCGTCACCTACCAGGGCTCCCGCACTGTTGAGGACCTCGCTGAgttcatcaaggagaacggCAAGTACAAGGCCGAGCTCtccgccaaggaggagggcactgaggaggctgcccCCGCCGCCagtgaggagaagaaggaggctgagaaggagaaggaggccgatggccatgatgagctgTAA
- a CDS encoding Peroxidase — translation MASATRQFARAATRASTRSFSVAPRQVFRQHGRRYYSSEPAQKSSSAWIWLTGAAVAGGAGYYFYANGASATPKVFNPTKDDYQKVYNEIANRLEEKDDYDDGSYAPVLLRLAWHASGTYDKETGTGGSNGATMRFAPESDHGANAGLIAARNFLEPVKAKFPWITYSDLWILAGVCAIQEMQGPIIPYRPGRSDRDVAACTPDGRLPDATKSSNHLRDIFYRMGFNDQEIVALSGAHALGRCHTDRSGFDGPWTFSPTVLTNDYFRLLIEEKWQWKKWNGPAQYEDKSTKTLMMLPTDMALVQDKKLKPFVEKYAKDNDAFFKDFSDVVLRLFELGVPFAQGTENQRWTFKPTYDS, via the exons ATGGCCTCCGCTACCCGACAGTTCGCCCGTGCGGCCACCCGCGCCTCTACTCGCAGCTTCTCCGTTGCTCCTCGTCAGGTCTTCCGTCAGCACGGCCGCCGCTACTACTCCTCTGAGCCTGCCCAGAAGTCCTCTTCGGCTTGGATCTGGCTCACTGGTGCcgctgttgctggtggtgctggttACTACTTCTACGCCAACGGAGCTTCCGCCACCCCCAAGGTCTTCAACCCTACCAAGGACGACTACCAGAAGGTCTACAACGAGATTGCCAACCgcctggaggagaaggatgactATGATGATGGTAGCTACGCTcccgtcctcctccgactTGCCTGGCACGCCAGCGGCACCTACGACAAGGAGACTGGCACTGGTGGCAGCAACGGTGCTACCATGCGATTCGCCCCCGAGTCCGACCACGGTGCCAATGCTGGTCTGATTGCTGCTCGCAACTTCCTTGAGCCTGTCAAGG CCAAGTTCCCCTGGATCACCTACTCTGATCTTTGGATCCTTGCTGGTGTTTGCGCCATCCAGGAGATGCAGGGTCCTATTATCCCCTACCGACCTGGCCGCAGCGACCGTGATGTCGCTGCTTGCACTCCCGATGGCCGTCTTCCCGACGCCACCAAGAGCTCCAACCACCTGCGAGACATCTTCTACCGCATGGGATTCAACGACCAGGAGATCGTGGCTCTTTCTGGTGCCCACGCTCTTGGCCGATGCCACACTGACCGATCCGGCTTCGACGGACCCTGGACCTTCTCTCCTACTGTCCTGACCAACGACTACTTCCGTCTTCTCATTGAGGAGAAGTGGCAGTGGAAGAAGTGGAACGGCCCTGCTCAG TATGAGGACAAGTCGACCAAGACCCTGATGATGCTTCCCACCGATATGGCTCTTGTccaggacaagaagctcaagcccttcgtcgagaagtacgccaaggacaacgacgccttcttcaaggacttCTCGGATGTCGTTCTCCGACTCTTCGAGCTTGGTGTTCCCTTCGCCCAGGGCACTGAGAACCAGCGATGGACCTTCAAGCCCACTTACGATTCGTAA